Proteins from a genomic interval of Phocoena phocoena chromosome 20, mPhoPho1.1, whole genome shotgun sequence:
- the LMTK3 gene encoding serine/threonine-protein kinase LMTK3 — MPAPGALILLAAVSISGCLASPAHPDGFALGRAPLAPPYAVVLISCSGLLAFIFLLLTCLCCKRGDVGFKEFENPEGEDCSGEYTPPAEETSSSQSLPDVYILPLAEVSLPMPAPQPSHSDMTTPLGLSRQHLSYLQEIGSGWFGKVILGEIFSDYTPAQVVVKELRASAGPLEQRKFISEAQPYRSLQHPNVLQCLGVCVETLPFLLIMEFCQLGDLKRYLRAQRPPEGLSPELPPRDLRTLQRMGLEIARGLAHLHSHNYVHSDLALRNCLLTSDLTVRIGDYGLAHSNYKEDYYLTPERLWIPLRWAAPELLGELHGTFMVVDQSRESNIWSLGVTLWELFEFGAQPYRHLSDEEVLAFVVRQQHVKLARPRLKLPYGDYWYDILQSCWRPPAQRPSASDLQLQLTYLLSERPPRPPPPPPPPRDGPFPWPWPPQHSAPRPGTLSSPFPLLDGFPGADPDDVLTVTESSRGLNLECLWEKARRGAGRGGGAPTWQPASAPPAPHANPSNPFYEALSTPSVLPVISARSPSVSSEYYIRLEEHGSPPEPLFPNDWDPLDPGVPAPQAPQAPPEVPQLVSETWASPLFPAARPFPAQSSASGSFLLSGWDPEGRGAGETLAGDPAEVLGERGATPWAEEEEEEEEGSSPGEDSSSLGGGPSRRGPLPCPLCSREGACSCLPLERGDAVAGWGGHPALGCPHPPEDDSSLRAERGSLADLPLNPPASAPPEFLDPLMGAAAPQYPGRGPPPAPPPPPPPPRAPADPAVSPDPPSAVASPGSGLSSPGPKPGDSGYETETPFSPEGAFPGGGAAEEEGVPRPRAPPEPPDPGAPRPPPDPGPLPLPGAREKPTFVVQVSTEQLLMSLREDVTRKLLGEKGAAARETGPRRAARGPGNREKAPGPSRGPTVLDSGKQAPSPQEGPSLPVNGVTVLENGEQRALGVEEKVAENGSPGSPEREEQVLANGELPPPRREETVLENGGLGSPAREEQVLVNGGLTPPKIEEVSENGGLRLPRNPERLPETGPWRAPGPWEKMPESGAPAPMNGEPAPETSLERALAPGAVVLALNGGETAPGPTGPAPRSGVLEPGTERRAPETGGAPRAPGAGRLDLGSGVRAPVGMGMAPGGGLGSGVDAKAGWVDSTRPQPPPPPLEAQPTRPEPAPQRARPEAASEGEPGVPDSRAGGDTAPNEDGDPSKPERKGPEMPRLFLDLGPPQGNSEQIKAKLSRLSLALPPLTLTPFPGPGPRRPPWEGVDAGAAGGEAGGAGASGPSEEDGEDEDEDEEEDEEAAAADALAGPRGPGRARAAPVPVVVSSADTDAARPLRGLLKSPRGADEPEDSELERKRKMVSFHGDVTVYLFDQETPTNELSVQGPPEGDTDPSTPPAPPTLPHSATPGDGFPSNDSGFGGSFEWAEDFPLLPPPGPPLCFSRFSVSPALETPGPPARAPDARPADFTPKCHFLSEVFSEAPKRTGPRGELTPRRLDPPAPPEEGLRVESSVDDGATATTTDAASGEAPETGPSPSPTMCQTGGPGPPPPSPPDGSPEPLDPLGTSRPKKAEMPVWQRDPRLFHFAGSQSGVGITNFCCSLNLQFRRLWVKPELSHPGDARLVQPHGQHPFFMRYQASSTKHLSSTNPKR, encoded by the exons ATGCCTGCCCCCGGCGCCCTCATCCTCCTCGCGGCCGTCTCCATCTCCGGCTGCCTGGCGTCCCCGGCCCACCCAG ATGGATTCGCCCTGGGCCGGGCCCCTCTGGCTCCTCCCTATGCCGTGGTCCTCATTTCCTGCTCTGGCCTGCTGGccttcatcttcctcctcctcaccTGTCTGTGTTGCAAACGGGGCGATGTCGGCTTCAAG GAGTTTGAGAACCCAGAAGGGGAGGATTGCTCCGGGGAGTACACTCCCCCCGCCGAAGAGACCTCCTCTTCACAGTCGCTGCCTGATGTCTACATTCTCCCTCTGGCCGAGGTCTCCCTGCCGATGCCTGCCCCGCAGCCATCACACTCAG ACATGACCACCCCCCTGGGCCTTAGCCGCCAGCACCTCAGCTACCTGCAGGAGATTGGGAGTGGCTGGTTCGGGAAG GTGATCCTGGGAGAGATTTTCTCGGACTACACCCCAGCCCAGGTGGTGGTAAAGGAGCTCCGAGCCAGCGCAGGGCCCCTGGAGCAGCGCAAGTTCATCTCAGAAGCACAGCCGTACAG GAGCCTGCAGCACCCCAACGTCCTTCAGTGCCTGGGCGTCTGCGTGGAGACACTGCCCTTTCTGCTGATTATGGAGTTCTGTCAACTG GGGGACCTGAAGCGTTACCTCCGGGCCCAGCGGCCCCCCGAGGGCCTGTCCCCTGAGCTGCCCCCTCGAGACCTGCGGACACTGCAGAGGATGGGCCTGGAGATCGCTCGCGGGCTGGCACATCTCCACTCCCACAACTACGTGCACAG CGACCTGGCCCTGCGCAACTGCCTGCTGACCTCCGACCTCACCGTGCGCATCGGAGACTACGGCCTGGCGCACAGCAACTACAAG GAGGACTACTACCTGACCCCCGAGCGCCTGTGGATCCCGCTGCGCTGGGCAGCGCCCGAGCTCCTCGGGGAGCTGCACGGGACCTTCATGGTGGTGGACCAGAGCCGCGAGAGCAACATCTG GTCCCTAGGGGTGACCCTATGGGAGCTGTTTGAGTTTGGGGCACAGCCCTACCGCCACCTATCAGACGAGGAGGTCCTCGCCTTCGTCGTCCGTCAGCAGCACGTCAAGCTGGCCAGGCCGAGGCTCAAGCTGCCCTACGGGGACTACTG gtacGACATCCTGCAGTCCTGCTGGCGGCCGCCTGCCCAGCGCCCCTCGGCCTCTGATCTGCAACTGCAGCTCACCTACCTGCTCTCCGAGCGGCCCCCAAGgcccccgccgccgccaccgcccccCCGAGATGGTCCCttcccctggccctggcccccaCAGCACAGCGCGCCCCGCCCGGGGACCCTGTCCTCTCCGTTCCCCCTTCTGGATGGCTTCCCTGGGGCTGACCCGGACGACGTGCTCACGGTCACCGAGAGTAGCCGTGGCCTCAACCTTGAGTGCCTGTGGGAGAAGGCGCGGCGGGGGGCCGGTCGGGGCGGGGGGGCACCCACCTGGCAGCCGGCGTCCGCACCCCCGGCCCCCCACGCCAACCCCTCCAACCCCTTCTACGAGGCGCTGTCCACGCCCAGCGTGCTGCCGGTCATCAGCGCCCGCAGCCCCTCCGTGAGCAGCGAATACTACATCCGCCTCGAGGAGCATGGCTCCCCGCCAGAGCCCCTTTTCCCCAATGACTGGGACCCCCTGGACCCAGGAGTGCCTGCCCCCCAGGCCCCCCAGGCCCCCCCCGAGGTCCCCCAGCTGGTGTCCGAGACCTGGGCCTCCCCCCTCTTCCCGGCGGCCCGGCCCTTCCCGGCCCAGTCCTCAGCCTCCGGCAGCTTCCTCCTGAGCGGCTGGGACCCCGAGGGCCGGGGCGCCGGGGAGACCCTGGCAGGAGACCCCGCCGAGGTGCTGGGGGAGCGGGGGGCCACCCCGTGGGccgaagaggaggaggaggaggaggaaggcagCTCCCCGGGGGAAGACAGCAGCAGCCTTGGGGGGGGCCCCAGCCGCCGGGGCCCCCTACCCTGTCCCCTGTGCAGCCGCGAGGGGGCCTGCTCCTGCCTGCCCCTGGAGCGGGGGGACGCCGTCGCCGGCTGGGGTGGCCACCCTGCTCTTGGCTGCCCCCATCCCCCCGAGGACGACTCGTCCCTGCGGGCGGAGCGGGGCTCCCTGGCCGACCTGCCCCTGAACCCCCCCGCCTCGGCCCCCCCCGAGTTTCTGGACCCCCTCATGGGGGCGGCGGCGCCCCAGTACCCCGGGCGGGGGCcacctcccgccccccccccgccgccgccaCCTCCTCGGGCCCCCGCGGACCCGGCCGTGTCCCCCGACCCCCCCTCGGCCGTGGCCAGTCCCGGCTCAGGCCTGTCGTCTCCGGGCCCCAAACCGGGCGACAGCGGCTACGAGACCGAGACCCCTTTTTCCCCCGAGGGAGCCTTCCCCGGTGGGGGGGCAGCAGAGGAGGAAGGGGTCCCTCGACCACGGGCTCCCCCCGAGCCCCCCGACCCGGGAGCGCCCCGGCCACCCCCAGACCCGGGTCCCCTCCCGCTCCCGGGGGCCCGGGAGAAGCCGACCTTCGTAGTTCAAGTGAGCACCGAGCAGTTGCTGATGTCCTTGCGGGAGGACGTGACAAGGAAGCTCctgggggagaagggggcagCCGCCCGCGAGACAGGGCCCAGGAGGGCGGCGAGAGGCCCCGGGAACCGAGAGAAAGCCCCGGGCCCAAGCAGGGGCCCCACAGTCCTGGACAGCGGGAAGCAAGCCCCAAGCCCGCAAGAGGGCCCGAGCCTCCCCGTGAACGGGGTGACAGTGCTGGAGAACGGGGAACAGAGAGCCCTGGGCGTCGAGGAGAAGGTGGCGGAGAATGGGAGCCCGGGGTCcccagagagagaagagcaagTGCTGGCGAATGGGGAGCTGCCACCCccaaggagggaggagacagTACTGGAGAATGGGGGCCTGGGGTCCCCGGCGAGAGAAGAGCAAGTGCTGGTGAATGGGGGACTGACACCCCCAAAGATCGAGGAGGTGTCAGAGAATGGGGGCCTGAGACTCCCCAGGAACCCGGAGAGGCTGCCAGAGACTGGGCCTTGGAgagccccagggccctgggagAAGATGCCCGAGAGTGGGGCTCCAGCCCCCATGAACGGGGAGCCAGCCCCAGAGACCTCGCTGGAGAGAGCCCTGGCACCTGGCGCAGTGGTCTTGGCCCTGAACGGCGGGGAGACAGCCCCTGGCCCCACTGGCCCAGCCCCCAGGAGCGGGGTGCTGGAACCCGGGACCGAGAGGAGAGCCCCCGAGACTGGGGGGGCACCGAGAGCCCCCGGGGCTGGGAGGCTGGACCTCGGGAGTGGGGTCCGAGCCCCAGTGGGCATGGGGATGGCCCCCGGCGGCGGCCTCGGAAGCGGCGTGGACGCAAAGGCCGGATGGGTCGACAGCACGAGGCCACAGCCGCCTCCACCGCCACTGGAAGCACAGCCGACGAGGCCGGAGCCAGCGCCCCAGAGAGCCAGGCCGGAGGCAGCCTCCGAGGGAGAGCCCGGGGTCCCAGACAGCAGAGCCGGCGGAGACACAGCACCCAACGAAGACGGGGACCCCTCCAAGCCCGAGAGGAAGGGCCCCGAGATGCCACGACTGTTCTTGGACTTGGGACCCCCTCAGGGGAACAGCGAGCAGATCAAAG CCAAGCTCTCGCGGCTCTCGCTGGCGCTGCCGCCGCTCACGCTCACGCCGTTCCCGGGGCCGGGCCCGCGGCGACCCCCGTGGGAGGGCGTGGACGCCGGGGCGGCTGGCGGGGAggccggcggggcgggggcgTCGGGGCCGTCGGAGGAGGACGgggaggacgaggacgaggacgaggaggaggacgaggaggcgGCAGCGGCGGACGCGCTGGCGGGGCCGCGGGGCCCCGGGAGAGCGCGGGCAGCCCCGGTGCCCGTCGTGGTGAGCAGCGCCGACACGGACGCGGCCCGCCCGTTGCGGGGGCTGCTCAAGTCTCCACGCGGGGCCGACGAACCCGAGGACAGCGAGCTGGAGAGGAAGCGCAAGATGGTCTCCTTCCACGGGGACGTGACCGTCTACCTCTTCGACCAG GAGACGCCAACCAACGAGCTGAGTGTCCAGGGCCCCCCCGAGGGGGACACGGACCCGTCAACGCCCCCAGCGCCCCCGACGcttccccactccgccacccccGGAGATGGGTTTCCCAGCAACGACAGCGGCTTTg GAGGCAGTTTCGAGTGGGCGGAggatttccccctcctcccccctccaggCCCCCCCCTGTGCTTCTCCCGCTTCTCCGTCTCGCCTGCGCTGGAGACCCCGGGGCCCCCCGCCCGGGCCCCCGACGCCCGGCCCGCAG ATTTCACCcccaaatgtcacttcctctcaGAGGTCTTCTCAGAGGCCCCCAAGAGGACAGG GCCCCGTGGAGAACTGACTCCCCGAAGACTTGACCCCCCTGCACCCCCAGAAGAGGGGTTGAGAGTAGAATCCTCTGTGGACGATGgagccactgccaccaccacagACGCCGCCTCCGGGGAGGCCCCCGAGACtgggccctccccctcccccaccatgtgccaaacaggaggccCTGGCCCtccgccccccagccccccggaCGGCTCCCCTGAGCCCCTTGACCCCCTCG GAACATCGAGGCCCAAAAAGGCAGAAATGCCTGTGTGGCAGCGAGACCCCCGGCTTTTCCACTTCGCTGGATCTCAGTCTGGTGTCGGCATCACCAACTTCTGCTGCAGCCTCAACTTACAGTTCAGGAG GCTATGGGTGAAACCAGAGCTGAGCCATCCAGGAGATGCCCGGCTCGTTCAGCCGCACGGACAGCACCCTTTCTTCATGCGTTACCAGGCCAGCTCCACCAAGCACCTCAGCTCCACCAACCCCAAGAGATGA